The genomic interval TCACCAAGTTCTATAAATCAATGATATATCTCGGTAATGGTCTGTCTACATCGTTAAGGAAATTAGGACTATATGATTATCATTTAGTATGTATACATtgcattaaaatatttaactGCCTGAATAAACCTTAAGACATAACATATTTTGTACttcgaaataaataataatttaattgtattaaactgttttatttcatatttaagGTAGCTGTAATTGGCATATTCATAGCtgaatttaattgaaaaacCAACAGTtgtttgtataattttattttattatcttTTAAGAACTTTTATGAACGTATCTCGTGGTATAGAAATTTTTCCAATcattttcatcttcttctttccctCTGATTGTCTGGCTAATAATTTCTTTCGTCTGGTAACATCACCACCAtactaaaagaaaataaatcatAGAATTGAGAGCATAAGAACAAATATGATTGTAACGACCGTATTCTTACTAATTTTGCAGTAACATCTTTTCTGTATGCTTTCACATTTTCCCTTGCAACAATATTTGCGTTGACTATAGCTTGAACGGAAATCTCGAACATTTGACGTGGAATAATATTTACTAATTTATCGCATAACTGTCTACCTAATGTAACAGCTTTACTGGCATGTGCAATACTACTTAATTCTTCCACTATAGCGCCATTTAAAGCTATATTTAACTGTAACATTTAAATTTATAACATATTAAAAACatgaattattaaatataatagaGTAATTATAAATACCTTTACTACTTTTGATGGTTCATAGCCATATTCTTCGTAATCAAAACTAGCATATCCTGAGGTTGCACATTTTAGTAAATCGTGAAAATCAACGATGATTTCATTTAATGGTAATGTAAATTGTAACATTAGCCTGTTATTTCCAATATCTTTCGTTACTTTTTCCACACCACGTTTTTCACGACATAAAGATATTACTTCACCTATATACTTATCTAtttatgcaattaaaaaattctttttatctGTTTAAAGACGAAACTTATATCTCAATTAATATGTAAGCATTAAGTATATGTACCTGGTGTTATAATGGTCCCTAATATAATGGGCTCATAAAATTCAGTTACAATTTGTGGATTAGGAAAATGTGCTGGATTATTGAATATAATTTCATCACTACcatactttttaatatttttagtcCCCAATATTTTTGCTTTATATGTTACATTCGGTAAAGTAACGATTGGTTGGGCACCGTATTCTTGCTCTAGACGCTGCATAAAAACTTCCATATGTAATAAACCTAAAAAGCCAATTCTCCAGCCTTGTCCGAGTGCTAcactaaaagaaaaaaaaaatatatatatggaCACGTGATCTTACACTTTCATTTATATAAATGATTAATTTACAATTAGTCAAATCGTTATAAAGCATACCTATGATCTACAACAGCAGATACGCCACTATCATTTAAAGTTAATTTTTCAACAGCAGTTCTCATCATATCAAATTGTGATTGATCAACAGGATATACTCCTGAAAAAACCATGGGTTTCGGTGTTTTAAATTGTAGAAGAGGCTCTACAAGCTGACCTTTCATATGTAATGTGTCACCAATAACTGCTTCTTTGGAGGATCTCATATTGCATGCAATGCATCCTACTTGACCTGCAACTCTAATTAAatagaattgaatttttatttatataatctCTACTCTATCAGTATccgtaaaattataaaaagtaGAAATTGATATTTACAATTCGTTTACTAATTCTTCGTTAGGTCTTAGTAGAAAAAGAGTTCTGATTTCATAAGATTTTTTATTCTGTACTGAAGTAATTTGATCTCCCACTGATAATGATCCTTCTTTAATATATACCAAAGAAATAGCTCCTTTATATTTATCATACCAACTATCAAATATTAAAGCTCTGAATGGCTTTTCTCTAAATACGTCAGGTGGTGGAATTCTTTCAACAACAGCGTTTAGAACATCCTCTACTCCAGTGCCAAGCTTtgcagatatttttaaaatatcttcttTCTTTATATTAAATAGTGTTTCTAATTGATGTATCACTCTATCAGggtttgcattttttaaatctattttatttattactgGTACTATAACCAACTTTTGTTTAACAGCTAGATAATAATTAGCTACTGTTTGTGCTTGTACACCGTCGTTTGCGTCAACAACTAGAACAACTCCTTGACAAGGAACCAAAGAACGATAAACTTCAGCTGAAAAGTCTACATGACCAGGTGTATCTATTAAATTAAGAAGATACTTAGTCTCTTTATACGTATAATTAAGAGATGCTGTTTGAGCCTTGACTGTAATTCCACGTTCCTTTTCGACTTGTAATGTGTCCAGTATTTGTTTTCcagaattttgttttattgcTCCTGTCATTTCTAAAAGTCTGTCAGCGAGTGTGCTTTTGCCATGATCAACATGTGCTATAATACTAAAGTTACGTATATTTTCTATTGGAATTGCACATTCCTTACTATCCTCTGACTTTGTAGAATAACATTTTATAGAAGGATGAAGATATTTCCTAAAACTAAATAAatctttaattttatttaaaaccaCACAGTAATATTAAAAGAAatcctaataaaattaataataatacagacCTATAAAATTTTGACGAACATCtttctaaaaatttataatttttccgAATACACCATATTTGACAAATAACGTTATTTATTGTCATAATGAATcagtaaatattatttcttatttaaatTTATCAATTTAAGTCATAAATACTAATTACTATTAATAAAAACAAAGTAAGTGACATAATTTCGGCTTAAGAAAACCGTCTTCAAAACAATTATAGGTCTCATACAAAGGACGATTGTATAATAAACaaatgttatatttttattgtttatacaaAATGTTACGTATATATATAGTAATGAACGCCATGTGATGGGTTCATTCAGGTTCATTCAAGAAACTTAGAGCTGTTTTGTGAACTCGTGACACCATAGAGTATGGAGTATAGAGATTATCTGCTGCTAGAAAGAAGGTATGCGGGACTACACAAAGGCAAAAGAAGAAACTGCCTGTTCATAATCTGATTCGTTGACATTGTCGCCTCAACCAGTAGTAAAATTATAAGTACTTCATAACAATATATAAACACAAATTTCTTTCAGCCTTTAATAATGTTCATAAGCTGCAACTAATACATTGATgctcttaaattttttaaatctgtctaCTGCTTAAAATTGCACCTATAtacttactcatttttgtctcaTTTTTGGTATGTAAGTTTGGCATTCGCAGTCTACCAATAATCAATCAGACATGCATTCCTTTCAGGTACACAGGTACACGCGTTCCTTCCGAGTCAGAATCCATCCGctgtagccgtgctctgattggtccatgtttttcgttaataactcgaaaacaaagcgtttCGGCGGGAATTGGCAACGGAAAAAGGGTGCTTAGAATCAACTAAGGAATCATTCCTTTCATTTTACAACAATCTttctggaacaccctgtataagttgCTTCTACAGAAATCTTAAATGATCAcacttaaaatttttattaataatagaGAATACAAACACTAATACaataataattgtataatataaGAGTTCCTGGtattacgaaaaatatataattatagtTATTAATCAgcccttaaaaaatgttactttttCAATTATTATGATGAAATctgtttgtattatttaaaaataacaatataaatattttctattactaaagatttattaaaaaaatattttatcatttttaaaaaaaattttttttactgtaGCCGGTCTCTTCTGAATTACAggccttatacagggtgaattcgataaagcaggacacctaaatatctccgttacttttcgttgtacaaaaaaacttcgtaggacaaagttacactgtttgaagggccacatataacggtgtaagggaaaaaaattcaaggtcatttttatgagatttcaaggttatcgatgtttttttaaatagaatgatatattttcgttaacgtaatgttgtagctgacaaaatgacgaattcatgcatgtaacacaatatgaccttcaaatgaccttcaacccagaaaaatggtataaataaaattcaacgtgtaagattcatttgatgtatttctgttacgccaaatgttcaaaaatacatcccttgagctgctatacattcaaatgtatcgcaatacataacataataacagattcggtgttgacAGGAGGACAATTATGATATACATTCACCTATACGTTATTACAGAATCGTGTCTATCCACTACTAATTACTCAGAAGACCTTCTTGCTATCAGATTTTCacagtttctaagatttctcgatcagtttatcgatgaacgtttcacaatgcgttactcgaaggaagataagattgatatgattttcatttgtgcagttgtacaaggaccgatttcctaatcgtaattgtacatcagtttccgtttactccaatttgataaataaattccgtgaaactggtagtgtcgaaaataaaaaacgtacaaaggtgaggactgtaaggaatgaagcaaacacaattaatgttctggcagcagtgaatacaaaccctcatgctagtacgaggtgtagcgtggccagttgaccacgtgaACATAGTtagatatatatagtatcgattaatggcgcggagaggcaaattgAAATATAAgacgtaatcgcgtatttcatacatatgtattttatttgggcgcgatagtttagagtaggtaaagaaagaccgggagagttccatagagatccttgacgaaattcgagtcggcgagactaattgcggaatttagagaaagtcgcgcagcctcttagagtagcttctccaattctgcATATactagggatagtcgaagtccggaatcagttaaggacaagaggtcataaattctcagtcaaggacctcttggaactccctcggacctctctcttgttcggtcccacatggccccacgtccctcgttttggcggggcttcaccctcgtgcgtaccccactcccgtgcgtgcgctattaagatccatccactaccaatcaccatcaagcagcaaccggaagaaggaagaagctgggaaAGGATTTGAAACTCCAGGATgaaacagaactcattgtagaactgagggagtcacATTCCAAGGAACcacaaataaaatctacaacagtttttcgcctttaactctgtgtacaaagtttatttcttatcttccacgagcagagcgcttcagcgctccacgggcactcgaacccactaccaaaatccctatttcaccacactgcgacgcaacagagGCAAATCGCACGAGGAAGTGGCATTAGTAAAAAATGTGTAGTGCAAATACTCCAGAAACACAAATTTCACCCGTTTCACCTATCAATTCATCAAGAACTTCATGGTAGAGACTTTGTAAATCGTGTAAACTTTTGCCAGTGGGGATTGAGACAATTGATAAACGATagagcattttttaatcaagtattatttaccgatgaagcttcgtttacaaatcacgggcaaataaatttaaaaaacctgCATTATTGGTCATTTGAAAATCCGCGGTGGTTACGGACAGTCGACAAACAAAGACCATGGTCCGTCAATGTTTGGTGCGGAATTTTAGATaaccaaataattgggcctcactttattaccggaacattaaatgtagaaaaatacattgcatttTTACGAGAATCGTTACCAATTCTCCTGGGAAACACACCCTTGAACATTCGTGAAAATATGTGGTATCAACATGACGGATGTCCGGCCCATTCTTCCCGTGTCGtaacacaattcttaaataacAAGTTTCCAAATCGTTGGATTGGACGTAACGGACCCGTATTATGGCCAGCTCGCTCACCAGACCTTACACCCCTTGATTTTTATCTATGGGGAAAACTGAAAGACGATGTTTATAGTGAACCACCAACGACTATAGACGACACGAAAGAAAGAATCGTCCAGGCTTGTGCGTCGATTTCCTCAGAAATGAATTACACAGCAGTGCGTTCTGTAACTTCACGGCtgaatgaatgtatagcagctcgagggaatatttttgaacatttggcgtaacagaaatacatcaaatgaatcttacacgttgaattttatttataccatttttctgggttgaaggtcatttgaaggtcatattgtgttacatgcatgaattcgtcattttgtcagctacaacattacgttaacgaaaatatatcattccatttaaaaaaacatcgataaccttgaaatctcataaaaatgaccttgaattttttttcccttgcaccgttatatgtggcccttcaaacagtgtaactttgtcctacgaagtttttttgtacaacgaaaagtaacggagatatttaggtgtcctgctttatcgaattcatcCTGTATAGACATTTGTCTTACTTGTCTATTGGTTAATCCGGTATTGAATCTATCGAGTCTGTGGTTTTGCGATTGATTATACTAGTTGACATTAGtgatgggcattatcgactaactactatttagttactacatactatcaaatatttagtcgatagttttcaGTCGACTGAATTGCTTTACTGGTTATTCTCGTATTTACTCTTATTCTCGATGTTGGCTAGTTAAATAAATAGTAGGACAGTACAGAGATAGTAAATTTCGTGATTGAATGATTTTGTCTGAATCTgtctttatttaataataaattcatacactatgttataaatataaatatacacaatttatttatatcacatatatagtttatatcgcataaatagcaataagattttaacatctaatatgaattaaagtattgaaatatctattacatatttcaATACTTGCATATTTGtacgtcctgtcataatcatgtatttctaaccttttcgtttcatcgtgcgacactgacatttgaaatttcaagatggcgacgtgtaaaacagtcgactgaaactagtaacccaaccactactaaattcagtcgatagtttaaaaaatcagtcgatagtttaaaaaatcagtcgactgaaatagtagttggctactatcgatttagtcgatagtttttagtcgatggtgcccatcactagttaacatatacatatttacataAGTACGATCCTGAATGGACCCTGATGACTTTGGCACGGATTGTTACTAAATGCATGTCTCTAGAAATTTGAATATGCTAGGGACCTTACTAGCGACGATACGAAACCATACGAAACATTAAAAGATTCTGTACAGTGTACACAGTACACACAAGTACACACAGATAATCACATATCTATAAAAGACACGTTGGCTGTTGCTTGAAGCAACGTAGCTTCAGATTTTTTGAAATGATTCAGTTTATTACAATATAGTTTTCAGTACTCTTTTAGTACGTTgcaacatttattttataaaatttaattttcatcatACATTCTATGAATTTTTACTTAAGGTAATTAATACTTCAATATAATATACTTCTCTTATTTCTGAAAGTTTAGAGCATCTCAATAGAGatcttaattttataaaaaccaTATACCTTAAGAACGTATTCTTTTTTGTAGTGTTTGAAATATACTATATACCTTCATTTAGTTACTTCTGTTACTCATTTATGACTTTTTGACTGTATTCAAATGTTAACACTTGAGCAGCTGTCTCTTTGTTCACAGAAATAGAACTTTACACCTATTAATTTTTAGGTATAATTACCTTGATCAAGATGAGAATTGTGCAGCTAAGAAGGAATCGTCTTTTTAGTATTATTATGGGTAGTATATTAGTCCTTTTCTTATTATACATTGTAATCAGTAATTATTCTGATAAACCAATAAGTAATTTTAAAGAGTATTTGTCAGACAGTTTGAAAAGTAAAcaggtaaattaaaaattaatatgtttTTCATACTTCTTAGGattatattacaattaatattacgtTATAGGTTCCAGttttaacaaaagaaattgGAAATTTTGAAGACAAACATCCACAGATAAGGTCTGGACCTGGAGAAGGAGGTAAACCTCATATCCTCAGAGACGATCAACAAAATGATATTCAGCAATCAGAATCTGACTATGGTATGAACATGGTATGTTCTAATGAAATTTCATTAGACAGATCAATCCCTGATACAAGAATGTCAGAGTaagtttttgtttttaatacctTTGAATTCCTATAGTTTAAGATACatagaaattttttatataCTCTGAACACAAATATGAACATTATACATATTTGATTAACAGATGCAAATATTGGAATTACCCAGAGGTACTTCCTCGAGCTAGTGTAATAATAGTATTCCATAATGAAGGTTGGTCAGTACTAATGAGAACTGTCCACAGTATAATAAACCGTACTCCCCCACAATTTTTGGAAGAAATTCTGCTTGTAGACGATTTTTCCGATAAAGGTAATTACATCATATTTTTATGAACATGCAAATGATACGAATAATACTTACTAATAAACATGTTATAGATAATTTGAAAGGCGATTTGGAATCTTATATAGAACAGTGGGATGGCAAAGTAAAGttaataagaaattatgaaAGGCTAGGTTTAATAAGAACAAGATCTCGTGGTGCACGAGAAGCTAAGGGTGAAACTATAGTCTTTTTGGATGCCCACTGTGAAGTAAATGTCAACTGGTTACCACCCCTCTTAGCTCCAATTGCTGTTGATAGGTAATTTTTTTCTATAACAATGTCgagcaataaaattttttcgtttcactattttttaaatatttctagaaCTGTGATGACTGTTCCTATAATTGATGGTATCGACCATAAAACATTTGAATATCGACCTGTGTACCAAGAAGGACACCTATACAGAGGAATTTTTGAATGGGGAATGCTTTATAAAGAAAACGAGCTTCCTGTGCGAGAACAAAAAGCACGACCTTATAACAGCATGCCCTACAAGTAACTTATATCTATAAAATATTCGTAGAATAT from Halictus rubicundus isolate RS-2024b chromosome 2, iyHalRubi1_principal, whole genome shotgun sequence carries:
- the Waw gene encoding translation factor waclaw — its product is MTINNVICQIWCIRKNYKFLERCSSKFYSFRKYLHPSIKCYSTKSEDSKECAIPIENIRNFSIIAHVDHGKSTLADRLLEMTGAIKQNSGKQILDTLQVEKERGITVKAQTASLNYTYKETKYLLNLIDTPGHVDFSAEVYRSLVPCQGVVLVVDANDGVQAQTVANYYLAVKQKLVIVPVINKIDLKNANPDRVIHQLETLFNIKKEDILKISAKLGTGVEDVLNAVVERIPPPDVFREKPFRALIFDSWYDKYKGAISLVYIKEGSLSVGDQITSVQNKKSYEIRTLFLLRPNEELVNELVAGQVGCIACNMRSSKEAVIGDTLHMKGQLVEPLLQFKTPKPMVFSGVYPVDQSQFDMMRTAVEKLTLNDSGVSAVVDHSVALGQGWRIGFLGLLHMEVFMQRLEQEYGAQPIVTLPNVTYKAKILGTKNIKKYGSDEIIFNNPAHFPNPQIVTEFYEPIILGTIITPDKYIGEVISLCREKRGVEKVTKDIGNNRLMLQFTLPLNEIIVDFHDLLKCATSGYASFDYEEYGYEPSKVVKLNIALNGAIVEELSSIAHASKAVTLGRQLCDKLVNIIPRQMFEISVQAIVNANIVARENVKAYRKDVTAKLYGGDVTRRKKLLARQSEGKKKMKMIGKISIPRDTFIKVLKR
- the Pgant7 gene encoding N-acetylgalactosaminyltransferase 7, whose protein sequence is MRIVQLRRNRLFSIIMGSILVLFLLYIVISNYSDKPISNFKEYLSDSLKSKQVPVLTKEIGNFEDKHPQIRSGPGEGGKPHILRDDQQNDIQQSESDYGMNMVCSNEISLDRSIPDTRMSECKYWNYPEVLPRASVIIVFHNEGWSVLMRTVHSIINRTPPQFLEEILLVDDFSDKDNLKGDLESYIEQWDGKVKLIRNYERLGLIRTRSRGAREAKGETIVFLDAHCEVNVNWLPPLLAPIAVDRTVMTVPIIDGIDHKTFEYRPVYQEGHLYRGIFEWGMLYKENELPVREQKARPYNSMPYKSPTHAGGLFAINRKYFLSLGAYDEGLLIWGGENFELSFKIWQCGGSILWVPCSHVGHVYRGFMPYTFGKLAQKKKGPLITINYKRVIETWFDDKYKEFFYTREPLARQLDHGDISEQLAFKKRKKCKSFQWYMENVAYDVFDKFPELPPNLFWGELQNVATGTCLDTMGHSPPSLMATSHCHGFGNNQLVRLNTKGQLGIGERCVSADGQGIKFVFCRLGTVHGPWQYDEKTKTLLHRVHKKCMALHPQTQQLSLMPCDINNTYQQWSFNEVHPQW